One window of the Megalops cyprinoides isolate fMegCyp1 chromosome 2, fMegCyp1.pri, whole genome shotgun sequence genome contains the following:
- the LOC118772567 gene encoding cold-inducible RNA-binding protein-like isoform X5 codes for MSDEGKLFVGGLSFDTNEQALEDVFSKYGQISEVVVIKDRETQRSRGFGFVTFENPDDAKDAMLAMNGKSLDGRQIRVDQAGKSGSGNRPGGGYRGAPSGGRGGGGGGYFRGGRGGGGGRGGRGFSRGGGERGYGGGRYDRSGDGYSSDRGYYNRDRAQGGGYGDRSGGRGGH; via the exons ATGTCCGACGAAGGAAAGCTTTTTGTCGGCGGTCTTAGCTTTGACACCAATGAACAAGCCCTTGAAGATGTCTTCTCCAAGTATGGACAAATTTCTGAAG ttGTTGTAATCAAAGACCGAGAGACTCAGAGATCCAGGGGCTTTGGCTTTGTCACCTTTGAGAATCCAGATGATGCCAAAGATGCAATGTTGGCCATGAATGGCAAG TCACTTGATGGGAGACAAATCCGCGTTGACCAGGCTGGCAAGTCTGGGAGTGGGAACAGGCCTGGTGGCGGGTACAGAGGAGCCCCCTCAGGTggtagaggaggaggaggaggaggatacTTCCGTGGGggcagaggtggtggtggtggaagAGGTGGCCGTGGTTTCTCACGGG GTGGTGGAGAGCGAGGATATGGTGGTGGGCGTTACGACAGAAGTGGTGATGGCTATTCTTCCGACAGAGGATACTACAACAGAGACAG AGCACAAGGAGGAGGATACGGAGATCGTTCAGGAG GACGTGGTGGCCACTGA
- the LOC118772567 gene encoding cold-inducible RNA-binding protein-like isoform X3 encodes MSDEGKLFVGGLSFDTNEQALEDVFSKYGQISEVVVIKDRETQRSRGFGFVTFENPDDAKDAMLAMNGKSLDGRQIRVDQAGKSGSGNRPGGGYRGAPSGGRGGGGGGYFRGGRGGGGGRGGRGFSRGGGERGYGGGRYDRSGDGYSSDRGYYNRDRAQGGGYGDRSGGSYRDSYDSYGRGGH; translated from the exons ATGTCCGACGAAGGAAAGCTTTTTGTCGGCGGTCTTAGCTTTGACACCAATGAACAAGCCCTTGAAGATGTCTTCTCCAAGTATGGACAAATTTCTGAAG ttGTTGTAATCAAAGACCGAGAGACTCAGAGATCCAGGGGCTTTGGCTTTGTCACCTTTGAGAATCCAGATGATGCCAAAGATGCAATGTTGGCCATGAATGGCAAG TCACTTGATGGGAGACAAATCCGCGTTGACCAGGCTGGCAAGTCTGGGAGTGGGAACAGGCCTGGTGGCGGGTACAGAGGAGCCCCCTCAGGTggtagaggaggaggaggaggaggatacTTCCGTGGGggcagaggtggtggtggtggaagAGGTGGCCGTGGTTTCTCACGGG GTGGTGGAGAGCGAGGATATGGTGGTGGGCGTTACGACAGAAGTGGTGATGGCTATTCTTCCGACAGAGGATACTACAACAGAGACAG AGCACAAGGAGGAGGATACGGAGATCGTTCAGGAGGTTCGTACAGAGACAGCTACGATAGTTATG GACGTGGTGGCCACTGA
- the LOC118772567 gene encoding cold-inducible RNA-binding protein-like isoform X2, with amino-acid sequence MSDEGKLFVGGLSFDTNEQALEDVFSKYGQISEVVVIKDRETQRSRGFGFVTFENPDDAKDAMLAMNGKSLDGRQIRVDQAGKSGSGNRPGGGYRGAPSGGRGGGGGGYFRGGRGGGGGRGGRGFSRGGGERGYGGGRYDRSGDGYSSDRGYYNRDRAQGGGYGDRSGGSYRDSYDSYGDEGSW; translated from the exons ATGTCCGACGAAGGAAAGCTTTTTGTCGGCGGTCTTAGCTTTGACACCAATGAACAAGCCCTTGAAGATGTCTTCTCCAAGTATGGACAAATTTCTGAAG ttGTTGTAATCAAAGACCGAGAGACTCAGAGATCCAGGGGCTTTGGCTTTGTCACCTTTGAGAATCCAGATGATGCCAAAGATGCAATGTTGGCCATGAATGGCAAG TCACTTGATGGGAGACAAATCCGCGTTGACCAGGCTGGCAAGTCTGGGAGTGGGAACAGGCCTGGTGGCGGGTACAGAGGAGCCCCCTCAGGTggtagaggaggaggaggaggaggatacTTCCGTGGGggcagaggtggtggtggtggaagAGGTGGCCGTGGTTTCTCACGGG GTGGTGGAGAGCGAGGATATGGTGGTGGGCGTTACGACAGAAGTGGTGATGGCTATTCTTCCGACAGAGGATACTACAACAGAGACAG AGCACAAGGAGGAGGATACGGAGATCGTTCAGGAGGTTCGTACAGAGACAGCTACGATAGTTATG GTGACGAGGGCAGCTGGTAG
- the LOC118772567 gene encoding cold-inducible RNA-binding protein-like isoform X4: protein MSDEGKLFVGGLSFDTNEQALEDVFSKYGQISEVVVIKDRETQRSRGFGFVTFENPDDAKDAMLAMNGKSLDGRQIRVDQAGKSGSGNRPGGGYRGAPSGGRGGGGGGYFRGGRGGGGGRGGRGFSRGGGERGYGGGRYDRSGDGYSSDRGYYNRDRAQGGGYGDRSGGDEGSW from the exons ATGTCCGACGAAGGAAAGCTTTTTGTCGGCGGTCTTAGCTTTGACACCAATGAACAAGCCCTTGAAGATGTCTTCTCCAAGTATGGACAAATTTCTGAAG ttGTTGTAATCAAAGACCGAGAGACTCAGAGATCCAGGGGCTTTGGCTTTGTCACCTTTGAGAATCCAGATGATGCCAAAGATGCAATGTTGGCCATGAATGGCAAG TCACTTGATGGGAGACAAATCCGCGTTGACCAGGCTGGCAAGTCTGGGAGTGGGAACAGGCCTGGTGGCGGGTACAGAGGAGCCCCCTCAGGTggtagaggaggaggaggaggaggatacTTCCGTGGGggcagaggtggtggtggtggaagAGGTGGCCGTGGTTTCTCACGGG GTGGTGGAGAGCGAGGATATGGTGGTGGGCGTTACGACAGAAGTGGTGATGGCTATTCTTCCGACAGAGGATACTACAACAGAGACAG AGCACAAGGAGGAGGATACGGAGATCGTTCAGGAG GTGACGAGGGCAGCTGGTAG
- the LOC118772724 gene encoding cold-inducible RNA-binding protein B-like isoform X2 codes for MSDEGKLFVGGLSFDTNEESLEEAFSKYGSITKVDVIRDRETQRSRGFGFVTFENPEDAKDAMTAMNGKSVDGRMIRVDEAGKSGSRSGGGFRGGPGGGRGGGFFRGGRGRGGRGYLGGSGGYGGDRAYGGDRSYGSGDRSYGGDRGYGGGERSYGGGYSNRNGSGGYSSGGGGGYYNRDNRSQGGYGDRSGGSYRDSYDSYG; via the exons ATGTCTGATGAAGGGAAGCTTTTCGTTGGCGGGCTCAGCTTCGACACCAATGAGGAGTCTTTGGAGGAGGCGTTTTCAAAATATGGCAGTATAACtaaag TGGATGTgatcagagacagggagaccCAGAGGTCCAGGGGATTTGGGTTTGTGACATTTGAGAATCCGGAGGATGCAAAGGATGCCATGACTGCAATGAATGGCAAG tCTGTTGATGGGAGGATGATTCGTGTGGATGAAGCTGGCAAGTCTGGATCAAGATCCGGTGGTGGCTTCAGAGGTGGACCAGGTggtggcagaggaggaggattCTTCAGAGGGGGTAGAGGAAGAGGTGGGCGTGGTTATTTGGGAG GGAGTGGAGGCTACGGTGGAGACCGTGCCTATGGTGGAGACCGCAGCTATGGCAGCGGTGACAGGAGCTACGGCGGAGACAGAGGCTATGGTGGCGGCGAAAGGAGTTACGGAGGTGGCTATTCCAACAGAAACGGGAGTGGTGGTTATTCTtctggaggtggtggaggataTTACAATAGAGATAACAG GAGTCAAGGGGGCTATGGTGACCGCTCGGGGGGTTCCTATAGAGACAGCTATGACAGCTATG GTTGA
- the LOC118772724 gene encoding cold-inducible RNA-binding protein B-like isoform X1, with amino-acid sequence MSDEGKLFVGGLSFDTNEESLEEAFSKYGSITKVDVIRDRETQRSRGFGFVTFENPEDAKDAMTAMNGKSVDGRMIRVDEAGKSGSRSGGGFRGGPGGGRGGGFFRGGRGRGGRGYLGGSGGYGGDRAYGGDRSYGSGDRSYGGDRGYGGGERSYGGGYSNRNGSGGYSSGGGGGYYNRDNRSQGGYGDRSGGSYRDSYDSYATRE; translated from the exons ATGTCTGATGAAGGGAAGCTTTTCGTTGGCGGGCTCAGCTTCGACACCAATGAGGAGTCTTTGGAGGAGGCGTTTTCAAAATATGGCAGTATAACtaaag TGGATGTgatcagagacagggagaccCAGAGGTCCAGGGGATTTGGGTTTGTGACATTTGAGAATCCGGAGGATGCAAAGGATGCCATGACTGCAATGAATGGCAAG tCTGTTGATGGGAGGATGATTCGTGTGGATGAAGCTGGCAAGTCTGGATCAAGATCCGGTGGTGGCTTCAGAGGTGGACCAGGTggtggcagaggaggaggattCTTCAGAGGGGGTAGAGGAAGAGGTGGGCGTGGTTATTTGGGAG GGAGTGGAGGCTACGGTGGAGACCGTGCCTATGGTGGAGACCGCAGCTATGGCAGCGGTGACAGGAGCTACGGCGGAGACAGAGGCTATGGTGGCGGCGAAAGGAGTTACGGAGGTGGCTATTCCAACAGAAACGGGAGTGGTGGTTATTCTtctggaggtggtggaggataTTACAATAGAGATAACAG GAGTCAAGGGGGCTATGGTGACCGCTCGGGGGGTTCCTATAGAGACAGCTATGACAGCTATG CTACACGCGAGTAA
- the si:ch211-212d10.1 gene encoding duodenase-1, whose product MAIPLFLGLLILLLPLSSEAARMMGKIIGGQKAMPHSRPYMAYLHIHEEDDIFLCDGFLIREDFVMTAAHCMGRSIEVSLGVHDTSKKPLQKIRVKHQISHPDFNTDDMENDIMLLKLSENATLCHDVTTIALPEGQDAKVPAQCSVSGWGRLLVNEPQRPHELREVKVTVSNSEKCPKEICVRGNMGPAQGDSGGPLVCDGVAHGVVSHFQIFEKDFLFVYTKISTYMPWIHKEMKK is encoded by the exons ATGGCCATCCCTCTGTTCCTTGGGTTATTGatcctgctgcttcctctctccagTGAAG CAGCTCGTATGATGGGGAAAATCATCGGAGGACAAAAGGCTATGCCGCATAGCCGTCCTTATATGGCCTACCTGCATATCCACGAGGAGGATGACATCTTTCTATGCGACGGCTTCCTCATTAGGGAGGATTTCGTGATGACGGCCGCCCACTGTATGGGGAG ATCTATTGAAGTCTCACTAGGGGTCCACGACACCTCCAAGAAGCCCTTGCAAAAGATAAGAGTCAAGCACCAGATTTCACACCCAGATTTCAATACAGACGACATGGAAAACGATATAATGTTACTCAAG CTGTCAGAGAATGCCACTCTCTGCCACGACGTGACGACCATTGCTCTGCCGGAGGGGCAGGACGCAAAGGTGCCTGCGCAGTGCTCGGTCTCCGGGTGGGGGAGACTGCTGGTGAACGAGCCACAGAGGCCCCATGAACTACGCGAGGTCAAAGTCACGGTCAGCAACTCGGAGAAGTGCCCCAAGGAAATCTGTGTTAGGGGAAACATGGGTCCCGCTCAG GGAGACTCTGGTGGACCCTTGGTGTGTGACGGCGTGGCGCATGGAGTTGTGTCCCATTTTCAGATCTTCGAGAAAGACTTTCTCTTTGTGTACACCAAAATCTCCACCTACATGCCCTGGATtcacaaagaaatgaagaaataa
- the LOC118772724 gene encoding cold-inducible RNA-binding protein B-like isoform X3: MSDEGKLFVGGLSFDTNEESLEEAFSKYGSITKVDVIRDRETQRSRGFGFVTFENPEDAKDAMTAMNGKSVDGRMIRVDEAGKSGSRSGGGFRGGPGGGRGGGFFRGGRGRGSGGYGGDRAYGGDRSYGSGDRSYGGDRGYGGGERSYGGGYSNRNGSGGYSSGGGGGYYNRDNRSQGGYGDRSGGSYRDSYDSYATRE; this comes from the exons ATGTCTGATGAAGGGAAGCTTTTCGTTGGCGGGCTCAGCTTCGACACCAATGAGGAGTCTTTGGAGGAGGCGTTTTCAAAATATGGCAGTATAACtaaag TGGATGTgatcagagacagggagaccCAGAGGTCCAGGGGATTTGGGTTTGTGACATTTGAGAATCCGGAGGATGCAAAGGATGCCATGACTGCAATGAATGGCAAG tCTGTTGATGGGAGGATGATTCGTGTGGATGAAGCTGGCAAGTCTGGATCAAGATCCGGTGGTGGCTTCAGAGGTGGACCAGGTggtggcagaggaggaggattCTTCAGAGGGGGTAGAGGAAGAG GGAGTGGAGGCTACGGTGGAGACCGTGCCTATGGTGGAGACCGCAGCTATGGCAGCGGTGACAGGAGCTACGGCGGAGACAGAGGCTATGGTGGCGGCGAAAGGAGTTACGGAGGTGGCTATTCCAACAGAAACGGGAGTGGTGGTTATTCTtctggaggtggtggaggataTTACAATAGAGATAACAG GAGTCAAGGGGGCTATGGTGACCGCTCGGGGGGTTCCTATAGAGACAGCTATGACAGCTATG CTACACGCGAGTAA
- the LOC118772567 gene encoding cold-inducible RNA-binding protein-like isoform X1: MSDEGKLFVGGLSFDTNEQALEDVFSKYGQISEVVVIKDRETQRSRGFGFVTFENPDDAKDAMLAMNGKSLDGRQIRVDQAGKSGSGNRPGGGYRGAPSGGRGGGGGGYFRGGRGGGGGRGGRGFSRGGGERGYGGGRYDRSGDGYSSDRGYYNRDRAQGGGYGDRSGGSYRDSYDSYGGTVVLLKDSSRCGAQ; this comes from the exons ATGTCCGACGAAGGAAAGCTTTTTGTCGGCGGTCTTAGCTTTGACACCAATGAACAAGCCCTTGAAGATGTCTTCTCCAAGTATGGACAAATTTCTGAAG ttGTTGTAATCAAAGACCGAGAGACTCAGAGATCCAGGGGCTTTGGCTTTGTCACCTTTGAGAATCCAGATGATGCCAAAGATGCAATGTTGGCCATGAATGGCAAG TCACTTGATGGGAGACAAATCCGCGTTGACCAGGCTGGCAAGTCTGGGAGTGGGAACAGGCCTGGTGGCGGGTACAGAGGAGCCCCCTCAGGTggtagaggaggaggaggaggaggatacTTCCGTGGGggcagaggtggtggtggtggaagAGGTGGCCGTGGTTTCTCACGGG GTGGTGGAGAGCGAGGATATGGTGGTGGGCGTTACGACAGAAGTGGTGATGGCTATTCTTCCGACAGAGGATACTACAACAGAGACAG AGCACAAGGAGGAGGATACGGAGATCGTTCAGGAGGTTCGTACAGAGACAGCTACGATAGTTATG ggggcactgttGTGCTATTGAAAGATTCTTCAAGGTGTGGTGCACAGTGA